The DNA sequence TGCAATTATCCTACTACTTCATTGAGCGGGGCAGGAAGTTCACAGGGCAGTAATTATACTTACCAGTGGTTCCTCAATGGCAATGCCATCAATGATGCAACGGGCCTACAATTGACTGCACAAGCACCGGGTACCTATATGTTGGTTGTCACCGATGTGGTGAATGAATGTACTGCCCAGGATATCGTGGAAATATCCCTGAATCCGGAGCAGCCCCAAGCCCTCAATTTTATCACCGACACTCCAACCTGTGCCGGCGATGATGATGGCGGCATTATCCTGACGGGGGTCGAAGGTGGTATTCCTCCTTATTCGTACAGCATTGGAGGAGCGCCGTATGGCAATATTACCAACTACAACAACTTGGTTGCTGGCGATTATCAAGTAGTGGTAGAAGATGCTACGGGCTGTCTTTTACTGACTACCATCACCGTACCTGACGGCAACGATCTGACGCTGGAATTAGGTGATGATCAATACCTTACAGAAGGAGAATTGGCCGACATCTACCCGCAAATTAGCGTGGATACTTCTGTGTTGGTGAGCCTTGATTGGCAGACGATTGCCACCCTTCCTTGTCCGGAATGTGTGATACAACGTGATCTGGCATTGAGTGAATCTACCCAGTTCTTCCTTTCCATAGAGGACGAAAATGGTTGTACCGCTCGTGATTTGCTCACCATCTTTGTCAAAAAAGACCGGAATATTTATGTTCCTAATGCCTTCTCACCGGATGGCAATGGCGACAATGATTTTTTCTATATTTTCTCGGATGACAGTGTCGAAAAAATCCGATCCTTCCTGGTCTTCAACCGCTGGGGAGAAGCCGTCTTTGAAGTCTATGGCAGCCAACCCAATGATCCCCGCTGGGGCTGGGACGGCAATTACCGCGGAGAACCCGTAAATGCTGCCGTTTACGTATGGTTTGCCGAGATAGAATTCAAAAACGGGGATGTAGAAATCATCAAAGGAGATGTGATTATCATGCGGTAAACACATTGCGTAGAAAGGGTAGGGGGAACAATCTCTCTACCCTTTCTTTGTAGATCACTCTGAAATTTTAGAGGAACTCCCTATCTTTAGCACAATCCGAAAAGCGCACGGGCAATGCGACCATCGGTAGGATAAAACGAAAAACCAGGAGCAAATCATTGCTCCATCTAACTCAGGGCTATGTTGGGTGCTATTGCCGGTGATATCATTGGCTCGATCTACGAAAAAGATCCGGTCAAAGACGTGCGTTTTCCGCTCTTCACCAAGGATTCTCACTTTACGGATGACACGGTGCTCACCGTCGCAGTAGCAGATAGTTTGCTTTCAGAAACCTCTTTCGCTAAGAACATCAAAGATTATGCTTGCCGATATCCTTTGGCAGGCTATGGAGGTACTTTTATGAAATGGATGACGGGAATTATTCAGGGCCCTTACAACAGCTGGGGCAATGGATCTGCGATGCGCGTCAGCCCCGTTGGATTCGCGTTTGAACAACTGGCTGATGTTATGAAAGTTGCTAAAGCCAGTGCCGAGGTTACGCATAATCACCCCGAAGGAATCAAAGGTGCACAAGCAGTAGCGTCCGTCATTTACCTCGCCCGCTCCGGCTTTGGTAAACCGCTGATAAAAGACCATGTTCAACGTATCTTTGGTTACGACCTGGAACAAAAATTGGAGGATATTCGGCCTGGCTATCAATTTGATGTTAGTTGTCAGGGGTCCGTACCTCCTTCTATCATTGCTTTTCTGGAAAGTAACAACTGGGAAAGCGCCGTGCGTAATGCTATTTCTCTGGGCGGTGATGCCGATACCATGGCTTGCATTGCCGGTGCGATTGCCGAAGCTTTTTACGGAGGAGTGCCTGTGGAAATTGAGGCAGAGGTCATGAAGCGAATCCCGGAACCTTTCCAACAAACCATTAGTGTTTTTTACGAAGCATTTCCCTGGCAAGATTAAAAACTGACGGTAAGCCGTCGATCTTGTCGCTTATTTTTCTGCTAAAGCTGTCCTTTGCGTATTATTGTACGGCTTAACTATCAAAACTACACCCACTGAACTCTTCTTGAAATGATACGTCTTCTACTCCTTTTTATTTTCTCCATTTCATCGCTTGCACTTTTCGCCCAATTGGAAGTGTCCAACGCAGCTCCCATCACTCCCGAAAACTTGATTTCCAACGTCTTTCTAGGCGAGGGAGTGGAGGTGGTGAGCATCACCTATGCTGGTGCACCCGGCGCAGTAGGCCTCTTTACCCAGGGAAGTGCGGCCATCGGGATGGAGAGAGGAATCGTCATGACTACAGGTGCTGCAGTATCTTCTCCTGGCCAAACCGGGGTGAATGCTCCCGCCAGCGCCCAGGCTTCCTTTAACAACGGAAGCACCGCTTCGGATGCCGATTTGCTCGGGATTGTAGGCAATAATATTGGGATCAATAATGTCACCAGTTACATCATCGAGTTTATCCCCGTCAATGATACCTTGCGTTTTACTTACGCATTTGCTTCGGAAGAATATCCAGAATTTGCCTGTACCAATTACAACGACGTTTTTGGGTTTTTCATCAGTGGCCCTGGTATCAATGGTCCTTACCAAAACAATGCAGAAAACATTGCCCTGATTCCCGGGACTGATCGCCCCGTTACGATTAATAATGTGAACCCAGGTATGCTAGGTTCCGCCGGGGGAACGATCGCTAATTGTAGTGGTGATAATGGTTCATTGGCTTTCGCCGGATTTTATAATGCCAATAACGGTAATACGCTACCCGTTTACGATGGTTTTACCGATGTTTTTGTCGCCCAGGCGGTCGTACAACCTTGTAGCACTTATACCATCAAGCTGGTTATTGCGGATGCTTTTGATGCTATTTTCGACTCAGGGGTATTTCTTGAAGCCAAGAGTTTTGGTACTGGCTCGCTGGATGTGAAAATTGAAGGCTTGGCGATTGATGGTGGCCTGGCGGAAGGCTGTGGGGCCGGAGAAATTGTTTTCAACTTGCCAGCTCCCGTAGAAGCTGATTACGATGTAGAATTTGCGGTAGGAGGTACGGCAACTCCTGGTGTGGATTATCCCACTTTGCCGAGTACCATCATCATTCCCCAAGGAGACAGCACCTTTCGTTTGCCCATCAGCGCCTATGAAGATTTTCTAGTAGAAGGCGACGAAACGATAGAACTCAGCGTGCAGCGTGATCCTTGTAATCGAGATACTTTTACCATTATTATCAAAGATAATCGATTGGTTGATCCAGACTTAGGTCCTGATTTGATCGTGTGCCCTACTGATGAGACCCAACTGGATGGAACGGTACCCATAGAGCTGCCCGATCCACCCCGTTTTGTGAACAATACGCCACTAGCGATTAATCAAACGAACGTGCCTTTTATTTCAGAAATTGATGTATTCGGCGTTCTTCCCGTAGAGCTTGGCCCCGAGGCCATAAAAATGATCTGTATCGATAGCCTTGAACATCAATGGATTGATGATTTGGATATTTATCTGGTTGGCCCTGATGGGCAATTCCTGGAGCTTACTACTGATAATGGTGCGGAAGGAGGCAATGGTATCGCCTTCGATTATTACCAAGGCACTTGTTTTACGGTGGATGCTACAACCGTCATTAATTCACCTGGCCCCTTTGCACCAGCTTCAGCAGTGCCCTTTACGGGGAACTGGCTGCCCGAAGGCGTTTTTTCTGATCTTTGGGATGGCAATTACCGTACCAACGGCACTTGGCAGTTGGTCGTTACGGATGATACACAAGGCCTAGGAGGGACGCTTTTCTCTTGGAGCATCTGTTTCAACCCCGTTTACCAAGTTGAATATTCCTGGAGTCCGGCGGCGGGATTGAGCTGTACCGATTGTCCTGATCCAATAGCTTCGCCAGATACCAGTACGACTTACATCCTCACGGTTTCCGATTCTTATGGTTGTATCAAACAGGACACCATTAACTTTGAGGTTTTACCAGCCCTGACCATGTCTCCATTACAGTGTGGAGCATTGACGACCAGTTCGGTTCAAGTGGTGTGGCCTGCCGTGGCAGGTGCCTTAGGTTATGAGGTGAGTATCAATGGTGGCCCATGGATACCCGCTTCCGGCAACTTAGAGCACATCGTCACCGGCCTTGGCCTGGAGGAAGAGGTGGAAGTAATGGTGCGTGCTATAGCCACTTGTCCAAGCTTTCCTTCGACCATTACTTGTACTAGTTTGAATTGTACCCCGGCCAGCTTAGCCGCTATTCCGGTAGATGTCAATTGCTTTGGGGGCGATGATGGCAGCGTACAAATCAATGTTGTCACAGGCACGGGGCCATTTACTTATGAGTTGGCAGGCCAAACAAATAACAATGGTAGCTTTACGAATTTACCCGCGAACAGCTACGTCGCAACGGTAACAGATGGTGATGGCTGCCCAGGAAATATCAGCTTTGTGATTGAACAACCACCCGTTCCAAATATCACAGAAGTCATCGAAAATCCCTTGGATTGTAATGGTGATACGGACGGAGCGCTGACCGTCGCCATCGTAAATGGCAATGGCCCATATACTTTTGATTGGGGCAATGGCATTACAGACTCTATCGCAACGGGACTCAACGCCGGCATGTATGCGGTAGATTTGGTGGATGCTGGAAACTGTCCGTTTACTTTGAATATCGAATTAACAGAGCCACCGCTATTGTCAACCAATGTGGTCGCTGATTCGGTGAGCTGTTTTGGTGAAAACACGGGACAAGCCAGGGTGATCACCGAAGGCGGGAGTATGCCTTACACTTACTTA is a window from the Lewinella sp. LCG006 genome containing:
- a CDS encoding ADP-ribosylglycohydrolase family protein, which codes for MLGAIAGDIIGSIYEKDPVKDVRFPLFTKDSHFTDDTVLTVAVADSLLSETSFAKNIKDYACRYPLAGYGGTFMKWMTGIIQGPYNSWGNGSAMRVSPVGFAFEQLADVMKVAKASAEVTHNHPEGIKGAQAVASVIYLARSGFGKPLIKDHVQRIFGYDLEQKLEDIRPGYQFDVSCQGSVPPSIIAFLESNNWESAVRNAISLGGDADTMACIAGAIAEAFYGGVPVEIEAEVMKRIPEPFQQTISVFYEAFPWQD
- a CDS encoding choice-of-anchor L domain-containing protein, with product MIRLLLLFIFSISSLALFAQLEVSNAAPITPENLISNVFLGEGVEVVSITYAGAPGAVGLFTQGSAAIGMERGIVMTTGAAVSSPGQTGVNAPASAQASFNNGSTASDADLLGIVGNNIGINNVTSYIIEFIPVNDTLRFTYAFASEEYPEFACTNYNDVFGFFISGPGINGPYQNNAENIALIPGTDRPVTINNVNPGMLGSAGGTIANCSGDNGSLAFAGFYNANNGNTLPVYDGFTDVFVAQAVVQPCSTYTIKLVIADAFDAIFDSGVFLEAKSFGTGSLDVKIEGLAIDGGLAEGCGAGEIVFNLPAPVEADYDVEFAVGGTATPGVDYPTLPSTIIIPQGDSTFRLPISAYEDFLVEGDETIELSVQRDPCNRDTFTIIIKDNRLVDPDLGPDLIVCPTDETQLDGTVPIELPDPPRFVNNTPLAINQTNVPFISEIDVFGVLPVELGPEAIKMICIDSLEHQWIDDLDIYLVGPDGQFLELTTDNGAEGGNGIAFDYYQGTCFTVDATTVINSPGPFAPASAVPFTGNWLPEGVFSDLWDGNYRTNGTWQLVVTDDTQGLGGTLFSWSICFNPVYQVEYSWSPAAGLSCTDCPDPIASPDTSTTYILTVSDSYGCIKQDTINFEVLPALTMSPLQCGALTTSSVQVVWPAVAGALGYEVSINGGPWIPASGNLEHIVTGLGLEEEVEVMVRAIATCPSFPSTITCTSLNCTPASLAAIPVDVNCFGGDDGSVQINVVTGTGPFTYELAGQTNNNGSFTNLPANSYVATVTDGDGCPGNISFVIEQPPVPNITEVIENPLDCNGDTDGALTVAIVNGNGPYTFDWGNGITDSIATGLNAGMYAVDLVDAGNCPFTLNIELTEPPLLSTNVVADSVSCFGENTGQARVITEGGSMPYTYLWDDGQLTDTAFLLVAGTYNIAVTDALGCVLSSTITVAEPPALTATVSTTPALCNSTNTGSLMVVPAGGTPGYTYSWRNTADNTIVGTTAAVSDQFAGSYELVLTDGNGCTYTEIIQVGEPEVLELTNLQTNQPTCNGATDGNASVQVQGGTGPYTITWDTGVNGANENALAAGNHYVLVTDANMCTDSLAFQLDAPVAMTIDISAVATSCFTGSDGTATASPVGGTAPYTYLWSNNDTDQTAINLPAGMVSVEVRDANNCLATASVMVSEPSELTVTLSGTDPTCFQEANGSIVATPAGGVGPYTYAWSNTQTTATATGLMATNYSVVVTDDNNCTVTANLSLDEPTALSLTTTTQEQACTGPANGQATVTASGGTSPYTYLWDNGQSTATATGLTAGTYMVTVTDAQNCTSTIPAIVALAETVEIIDFTVTDASCNNGSDGSISVNIQGGTAPFTWSAPLTGLSAGNYTLTVTDGNNCSDILQAVVGQPTALSVSENVTNVICAGETTGAIDLSVSGGTAPYTFNWNTGATAEDLTNLGAGSYAVTVTDAQGCSRIYSTLIDQASTLNLTGDIIDVECNGAATGRISTVVQGGQPPYTYSWNNGSTTSALPNVQAGDYTLTVTDDYGCTLIETFNIAEPAALSGSFFTEMVSCNGGRDGFLKGELSGGTLPYRFRLNNGDWQASPTFLALGAGNYTLWAEDANGCSFLVGNPVITEPAEIMIDLGGNREVRYGDTIRITPEITSDLDIITLTWSPYDSTWLSCPDCGLQEVFTNVQRDLFLTVVDENGCTSKAWVQIRVSKDFPVAVPTGFTPNGDEVNDFLTVHGLPGIEVVSYRIWDRWGELLYEAPDNFSVNDLTKGWDGNFRDQPVNGGVYLWQVEVRYPDDRTELFSGQTTLIR